From the genome of Pseudomonas helvetica:
CGGCGTTGAGCACCACGCCGTAATAGGCGCCGTGGGTTTCCACGTCGGCTTCCAGATGTGCTTTGCAGCTGGCGCGATCCGACACGTCGAATTGCAGGATGCGCGCACGGCGGCCCAATGCTTCGATTTCGGCCTGAACGGCTTCGGCGTCGCTGCGACCGCTACGGCAATGCAGCACCAGATCAAAGCCGGCCTGGGCCAGGCGTAGTGCGATGGCGCGGCCGATGCCACGGCTGGAACCGGTGACCAGTACGGATTCAGTCAAGACTGGACTCCAGTAGTGCTAGTAGAAGAGTGGGATTCATGTAGGTAGTGAGCCGACTGAGGTGGGCAGAACACATTCAGACGGGCCGTGGCATGAATGCCGGGTGCCGTCAGGTGGCATTCGAAAACGCCCATGCCGTTGTCGTCTTCGAGCGAGCGCAGGGCGTGGATCGTCAGTTCGCTGCCAACCGGGAAGTGTTCCACATTACATTCAAATTTACGCGTACCGAGCAGGAATCCAAGCTCAACCGGATTGCCTCGCTCGCGTGCGCGACAGCCGGCGTACGCTGCCACGCTTTGCGCCATCAGCTCGATACCGACCCAGGCCGGCAAACTACCGTCGGGCTGGTTGAACAGGCCACCGGGCTTGACGGTGAGGCGGGTGTGAATCTGTTCTTCGTCGAACGACAGCACGTGATCGATAAGGATCATGTCACCCGCGTGGGGCAGCAGTTCGGCGAGAGGCCAATCAATCATTGGGCGTCTCCGATAATCAGGCTGACGTTGTTGCCACCAAAGGCAAAGGAGTTACTCATCAGGCAACGTGCAGTACGTTGTTCCAGGCGATCAGCAGCGGTCACAAAACTCAGCGCTGGCAGCTGCGGGTCGGGCTGGCCGTCCCAGATCTGCGGTGGCAATGCGTGTCGGGTATTTTCGCGGCTCAGGCTCAACCAGCAGAACGCCGCTTCCAGCGCCCCGGCCGCGCCAAGGGTGTGGCCGGTCATGGGTTTGGTTGAAGAGCAGGGCACGCCCGCCGGGAACAGGCTGTTGACCGCCAGGCTTTCCATGGCGTCGTTGTGTTGGGTGGCCGTGCCGTGCAGGTTCAGGTAGTTGATCCGCTCAGGCACTAAACCGGCGCTGCGCAGGGCCTTGTTCATCGCTTGCAGGGCACCGCGCCCGCTCGGTTCCGGGGCGGAAATATGGTGCGCGTCGGAGCTGGCACCGCTGCCCAGCAGGGCAATCGGTTGGCTGCTGCCGAGGTGTTTGCTCATCAGGAAAAGTACCGCCGCTTCGCCTATGTTGATGCCGTTGCGATTGACCGAGAACGGATTGCAGCGCTGCTCGGACACCGCATCCAGCGCCGAGAAACCGTTTAGGGTCAGTTTGCACAGACTGTCGACGCCGCCGCACAGCACGGCATCACACACTCCAAGGTCGAGCAAGCGCTGGGCACTCAACAAGGCGCGGGCGCTGGAGGTGCAGGCCGTGGAGATCACGTAGGCCGGACCGCTCAGTTGCAGCCAGTCGGCGAGGAAGTTCGCCGGGGCGCCGAGTTCCTGTTGCTGGTAGTCGTAGCCAGGCGGGAACTGACCGTCGCGGATGTACTGGGCAATCCCGCGACTGGCTTCGTCGATGCCCGAGGTGCTGGTGCCCAGGACGATGCCGATGCGTCCACGGCCATAGGTTTGAATGGCCTGTTCGATGTCTTCGCGGATTTGCAGCGCGGCGTCCAGCAGCAACTGATTGTTGCGGGTGTTGTGCTGGTTCAACGCCGCCGGGATCGCGGGCAACTCACCGTGTACCGCCGCCACCGGCAGCGAACGCTCAGGCACCCAGCCGGCCTCGACACGGATCCCCGAGCAGTCGCCGGCAAACAGCTTGCGGGCCACTTCGTGTTTGTTATGGCCCAGGCTGCAGATCAGCCCGAGGGCGTTCAGGTAGGCCGTCATGGTGCGGTCTCGGCGGTCAGCGGGGTAACGTGATAATTCAGCTGTTCGGGCAGCGTCAGCACGAAGTCCGACGGGGTTCGATACAGCACCTGCCAATGCGGTGTCAGCGAGCGTAAAGCGGCATGACGCCGGGCAGCAGGATAATTATTGAGCAACTCGGCCTCCGGTGTCAGGGCGAACAACAACGCCGCAAACAACTGGCGCGCTTCCGGGTTGGGCGGCAGCAAGCCGTCGGCCTGCCACTGGTTGTCGATCAGGCGCTGGCGAGCCACAGGAATGCCCAATGGGTCCATCAGCGACCAGCGAATACCGGCACCTTCGCGCTGGATCACCAGCAACCAGTCCTGGCGCTGATCGGCCCGTTGCCGCTCGACATGCAATTGCAGCGGCAAAGCCAGTGTCGGGTTGCGCTCGGGCAGCGGCGGCTGGCTGGCGCAAGCGCTCAGCAGCAAGGCACAGCACACGAGCAGGAGGCGAATCATTAGTGCTTACCTTCGAGCGGTTTACGGGCAACCACGTTGACCAGGGTTTCTTCCCGTTGGCCAACCGGTTTTGGGCGGCGCAGTCCAAAGCGTTCGAGCAGACCGAAGTCCTTCGCGCGACTCCACCACAGATAAGGGTAGGACACGTTTTGCGGGCCGAATTCAAAACCCTGCCGGCGAATCATCTGCAAATACCCGTCGGCGCTCTTTTGCACGTGCATCGGGTGGCGGAACAACCAGCGAATCACCCAGGTGTCGATGTAGGCTTCGGTGGACTCGGCAAACATCAGATAGCCGCCCGGCTTGAGCACCCGATAGAACTCGGCGAGGGCTTGCTCCTGTTCCACGAGGTGGTGGAAGGTCTGGTGGCAGAACAGCAAATCGACGCTGGCGTCCGGCAGCTTGAGGGTCGCGCAATCGCTCCCGATCAGTTCGACATCGATGTTCTGGCGCTGTGCCTCTTCGCCGCTGAGCATCAGGCTGTGTGGGTCGGCGTCGAGGCCGATCAGCCGTTGCGGGGCAAACACCTGATACAGGTACTGGAACGACTTGCCCTGACCGCAACCGGCATCCAGCAGTACCGGATGGCTGGGCAGTGCTTCGCTGAACAAGCTGCGCAGGTCGTTGATTGCCACCCGCAGCACGTGGTGCTGCCAGGTGAAGCTGCGCAGGAACCAGAACCCGAAGCGGGTTTCTTCGACGTAACTGTCGCTGAGATAGTGTTGTTCGGTGTCACTCACGTTGCATCACTCGCACAAATTTCCGAGAGCATGCGCAACCGGCGCTTGGGTTCGCTGACGAACGGATTGCGTTCGTCCCAGGCGTAACCGGCGAGGATCGCGCTGATCATGCGGCGGATCTCCGGAGCGCTGCCAGGATGGTAGATCACATCCTGGAAGGTCCCGGCATACCAGCCTTCGACGTAGCAGCGGAAGGTGTCGACACCTCGCTTCAGTGGCACGGCAAATTCGCGTTGCCAGTCCACGGTTTCGCCTTGCAGTTGGCGATGCAGAACGCCGGCGGCCATGCTCGCCGAACGCATGGCGATGGTCACGCCGGAGGAAAACACCGGATCAAGGAATTCTGCGGCGTTGCCGAGCAAGGCGAAGCCCGGGCCGTGCAAGGTTTTGACGTTGGCCGAGTAGCCGCCGATGGTCCGCGTGGGCGTGTCCCAATGGGCGTTTTTCAGCACCTTGGCCAAGCTCGGGGTTTCGGCGATGAAGCCACGCAGGCATTCGTCGAGATCGTCGCCGCGGCCGTCGAAGTGTTCGGCTGCAGCAACCACGCCCACCGAGCAGCGACCCTGGCTGAACGGGATGGTCCAGAACCAGATGTCGCGCTGGGTCGGGTGGGTGGTGATGAGGATCTTTTCACGGTCGAAGTGCGGGCCGTCGATGTGGTCTTCGATGTGGGTGAACACGGCCTGGCGCAGGGGGAAGTTCGACGGTGCTTCAAGGTCGAGCAGGCGCGGCAAGACGCGGCCGTAGCCGCTGGCATCGAGCACGAAATCTGCTTCGAGATGGTATTCGCTGCCGTCTTCACGGCGAGCACTGAGCTGGGGTTTCGCCCGCTCGAAGTTGGCACTGATGATCGTCTCGCCGTAACGGATTTCCACCCCTTGCAGCGCTGCCTGATCGGCCAGCAGTTTGTCGAAATCAGCGCGCTGGACCTGAAAGGTGGTCGGCTTGCCGTTACTGAAGGTGTCGCCGAAATCGAACGTGCTGTAGCGCTCGCCCCAGGCGAACGCTGCGCCGTTTTTCAGCTGGAAGCCGGCGGCTTGTACCGCTTCGAGCATGCCGGCTTCTTCGACGAAATCCAGGCAGTGCGAGAGCAGGCTTTCGCCGATCGAAAACCGCGGGAAGTGCTGACGTTCAATGATCAGCACGTCATGGCCGTTACGCTTGAGCAGCGCGGCGGCGATGGCGCCCGATGGGCCGGCACCGATGACGATGACCTGGCGACGTTCCGTATCAACTGTTGGCACTGGAGCTCCTGGCCGGGGCGGCGAGCGGTGAGGGGATTCGGTGCACGCCGGCGAGTGCCGGCAGCAGTGTTGCGATCAAACCCATCAGCATCAGCGCGAAATACAGCGCGGGACTGATCAGCTGTTGTTGCAGCAGCAGATTGAGAAAGACGATCTCGCTCAAGCCGCGAATGTTCAACAGCAGACTTTCGCGCCAACGGTTGGCGCCGACAAACGATGTTCCGGCCCAACCGAGGCCGAGCCAGTTACCCAGCAGTTTGCTGGCGATAGGAAACACCAGCAGCGCACCGAGCTGCATCCAGCTGAGGCTGTCCATGGCGCTGTGCACGTTGATCTGCACAATGCCGAAGGTCAGGATCAGCGGGATTGCGATGCTGTTCTGCAAGCGACTCATCCAGGCTGCCGATAACGGTAGCACCAGCGGTAGTTTGAGTGCAGCCATGCACAACAGATAACCGATGCCGAAAATCAGCGCATTGAGTTTGAAGTGTTCCGCCACCACCAGCAGCGCAAAGAAGCCCAGGCTGTGCAGCAGCGGCTGACGCAACCCGAGCACACGCAGCAGCAACGGCAGGCAGGCGCCGGCCAGCGGCAGCAACAGGCTGCTCAGGTCCAGGCTGCCTTGGGCGAAAGCGAACAGGCTCCAGCAAGTCAGGTCGATGAGGATGGCGGTTTGCACCAGTCGGCGGGTCGCGGCCGGTGGATAGTTGATGTGCCGCAGGTACAGATACAGCACCGGAATCGCCGTGATCGCGAACAACAGGCCGACCGCCAGTGAGCTCAACCATGGCTGATCCGGCAGCAACCAAATCGCTGTCGCCAGACCACAGGCGAACGGAATGCCGAAACTCGGCAAGGCGATTTTCAGGCTCTGACGGTCCAGCTTCAGGTCGATCACGTCGCTGAGGATATGCCCCAGCAACAGCGCGAAACTCAGGCTGTAGAGGTTTTTCAGCCAGCCCGGCGAGACCAGTTCGGCGCCGCTCAACTGCCAGTACGGTTCAATCCAGAAATACATCAGCAGCGGCAGGCCGAAGGTCGCCAGCAGCAACTGGCTGACAATCGGGATCAAGCCAAAATGACGCCCAACGCGCGTCGCTACGGCGAACAGCGCCAAGGCCAGCAGCCAGAACAGCACGGTCATCATGCTGCCGGCTCTACGACGGGCGCGGCATGCGCCGAAGGTTTGGCCCACGGCGCAAGGATGAAGCTGAAGGCCAGCCCGAGGCTCACCGAAAGACCGAAGTTGCTCACCGCCGGGGTGCTGGAAATCGCCAGCAGACCAAACGACAGCCACGTGGTCGCCGCCGCCAGCAGCGTGCCCAACAGGCTCACGGCGGCCCCGCCGATCTGCTCGCGCATGAGGATCGCGTAATCGACACTGATCGCTGTCACCAGCAGCAACCCGAACACGCTGAACAGCGTCAGCGGCTGCCCCAGCCAACCGAGGCTGGCCAGGCTGCACAGGGCCGCCAGTAATGGTAGCGCGACGAGCCGCAGGGCGCCGCCAAAACCGAAGGGCAGAATCAGCAGCAACACGATCAATGCGCAGGACATCAGTTTCAGTTCAGCCGCGCTGATCTGGGTGGCGGCGAAGACCTTGTTCAGGTCGTCCAGACGATCCACCAACTGCACACCCGGCAAATCCAGTGCTTGCACCCGCAGCAGCGCGGTATCGTTCAAGCCTTGCAAGCTGACCATCGCCGCCACGCCGCCATCCGAGGTGCCCAGCCACAGTGGGCGCCACGGCTCGGCCAACGGTCCGACCAGCGCTGCGTCGATGTCTTCGACCGGCAAGGCCTGCAACTGCGTCAGTTCGGTTTGCAGTGCGGTGGCCGGGATGCCGAGGTCGAGCAACGGCTGCCAGAATGCCGGGAGTTTATTCAGCGCTTCGCGAACCTGTTGCTGCTCGGAAGGCAGGCTGACCAGTTGGCTCAGCGCCAGGTAGCCTTTGAGCTTGTCCAGATTGACCAACTGATCCAGGCGGTCGCTGAGGGCTTTCTGGCGCTCGAGCAATTGCTGCTGGTTGGCCGCGCGCACCAGGAAGAACTGGCTGGTGGGTTGATAGCCGGTGATCCGCGCAATGGTCTGCGCTTCGTTCATCAATTGCGGCGGCGCACTGACCCACTGACGGATGTCGTTTTTCGTGGTCAGGTGCCACAGGCCGCCCGCACAGAAGGCCAGGACCAACACCAGCAGGACCGAACTGCGTACGCGTTTGAGCAGCGCTGCACGCACGTTCACCAAGAACTCGGCCACCCGCAGCGGCCACTGCGCGGGTCGCAGGTCCGTGCCCTTGAGCAGCGCCGGCAACAAGCACACCGCCGACAGGTAGGCGCCAAGCAGACCGGCGGCAGAGAACACGGCAATCTGGGTCAGCGCCGGGAACGGTGTCCAGGCCAGTGCCAGATAACCGATGCAACTGGTGGCCAGGCTCAGGGTCAGCCCCGGCAAGGTCAGGCGCAGTGCGGGCCAGCTGTGCCAGGGTTTCAGGCTCCAGCTCTTGGACAGGTAATGCAGCGGGTAGTCGACGGCGACGCCGATCAGGCTCGATCCCAGCACCAGGGTCATCACGTGCATATGACCAAACAGTGCGACGCAGGCCACCGCACCAAACAGCATGCCGACCAATACAGGGATGAAGGCCAGCAGCACGCGAAATCTGCGGAACGCCAGCAACAACAGCAACAGGATGCCGACGGTTGCACCACCGCCGACCCAGGTAATTTCGCGGGTCGCTTGCTGTTGACCGTTGGCGGCGTACAGCAGGCCACTGGCGGCGAGTAGTTGCACGTCGGCCTGCGCCGCTTCTTCGCGGCTGTGCTTGAGCAGCTCGGCGACCTTCAGCGGCAGCTGCATGTCGAACGCGTTACCGCTGGTGCGGGCTCGCAGCATGACCCAGCTTTTGCCGTCAGCATCAGCGACCAATGTGCCGCTGCCAATGTCCAGTTGCACTGAACCATGCTGCGGCTGGCTGTTTTGAATGCGTCCGGTCAGGCCCAGCCAGTCGTCCTGGCTCGGCACCAGGCTGAAACCGGTAAAGGGGTCGAACAGCGCTTGTACGCGCTGCTGGATGAACGCTTGCGGTTGTTCGATCAGTTGTTGCCGATCGGCTGCCGAGAGCATCGCCAACCGACCTTGCAACAGCTGTGCGCGCAACGCAGGCAAGTCGGCTTGCAGGTTCCATTGGACTTTCTCGAACAGTCCACTGGCCAGCCATTGTTCGCCGAGCTTCTGCGTCATAGCGATTGCTTGCTCGCGATTAGTGTGGCCGACCAGCACCAGCATTTCGCGGTTCAGCGGTTCTTGCATGCGCTGTTCGGCCTTGAGCTCCAGCGCATCCGGCGCGGTGCCCGGTACCAGATCCATCAGGTTGGCCGACAGCGGTGCGCCGTCGTGCCATTGCCAACCGGCGAGTGCGAGCACCGCCAGCAGCAGGGTCAGAAATAGCCGTGGAAGCCTCCGTTCACTCGGCAAAGTCATGTTGCTCCGCATCGCTCAATGGGGTGGCGCTGGTGGTGTCCTGCATGCGCAAAACGGTGCTGTCGCCCTGGGTTTCCAGCAACTCGATGCGCTGCACCAGTTCACCTCCGTCGATGTTGATCTGATTGAACACTTGCTTGAGCAGCATCGAACGCGGGGTCAGTGTGAGTTTCCAGTTGTGTGCTTCGCCGCTCAGCGACAGCTCGAAATCCCGTTGCAGCCCGCTGCTGTCGCCTTGCAGTACCGCGAGGAAGATGCGGTTCTGCTCGGCGCCGGCACTTTTGCCCGGCAGCATTTGCCAGCCACTGCTGTCACGCCGCGCGATGCCCTTGGTGCTGATCCGGTAATCCTGTTGCAGCGGCGTCTTGAGCAGCCACAGCAAACCGTGATCCTTGGCCAGTACGAACGAGCCCTTGCTGGTCAGTGGTTGCGGCAGGGCACGCAGGTGTTTTTCCTGAATGAAACTGCCGTGGATCACGCTGGGTTTGGCCAGTTGATCGCTCAGCTGTTGCAGGTCGAAGGCGTTAGCCAGCGATGAAAAACCGAGCAGCGCTATCAGTATCACCACAACCTTGTAGCCGCAGCGTGTGGCGAGGGCGCTTGCTCCCGCTGGAGTGCGCAGCAATCCCCAACCCAGACGACGGCATTTCATCGGGGGGATCGAGTCGTCAGATTTACGGGTGCTGCGCGCCCGAGCGGGAGCAAGCTCCCTCGCCACAGGGCAGTCATCAAGTCGATTGGTGCTAAAGGTCATGGCAACATCCTCTCGACCGCATCGGTAAACACCTTGGGCGACGCCAGTTGCATCTCGCGGCTGGCGACGTGCACGGCAACCTGCACCGAGCTTGCGCGGGTCAGGCGTTCACCGGTGGCGAGGTCGCTGATCAGGTAGCTGATCTTCAGGCGATTTTCCCATTCCACCAGACTGGCGCGGACGTTGAGCATCTGGCCGAACACCGCGCCGCGCACATAACGCAGTTGCAGGTCGATCACCGGCCACGCGTAGCCGGATTCCTGCATGGCGGTGTAGTTGTGGCCGAGCTGGTCGAGCAGGGCGCAGCGGGCGACTTCCAGGTACTTCACGTAATGGCCGTGCCAGACCACGTTCATCGAATCGACGTCGAAGAACGGCACGAGGATTTGCGTATCGGCGTGAAGCACTCCCTTGCTACGCATGCAGCCTCCAGTGTTGTTCGGCGATGCGTTGCAGACACAGGCGCAATTCACCTTCCAGGGCGCGGTCTTCAATGACCGGCGCGAAGTCCTTGGCGAGCTCTGTGTGCATCGCCGCCAGCGCCGGCGGCAATGGCCGGGCATCTTCTGCCTGGCTGCGCAACCAGACCCCTTGATTGGCCGCCAACAGCGTCGCGGCGGCAACCTGTTCGGTCAGCTCCAGCACGCGGATCGCATCGCGGGCAGCGATGGTGCCCATGCTCACTTTGTCCTGGTTGTGGCATTCGGTGGAGCGTGAGAACACGCTGGCCGGCATGGTGTTTTTCAACGCTTCGGCGGTCCAGGCGCTGGTGCCGATCTGCACCGCTTTAAAGCCGTGGTTGAGCATCGCGCGCTCGGCGCTGGCGCCCGACAGGTTGCTCGGCAAACCGTGGTTGTAGCGTTCGTCCACCAGCAGCGCGAGCTGACGGTCGAGCAGGTCGGCAACGTTGGCGACGAGGTTTTTCAGGCTGTCCATGGCGAAGGCAATGTGCCCGCCGTAGAAGTGCCCGCCGTGCAGCACGCGTTCGGCTTCGGCGTCGATGATCGGGTTGTCGTTGGCGCTGTTGAGTTCGATCTCGATGAACGAACGCAGCCAGTTCAGGCTGTCGGCCAACACGCCGAGCACATGCGGCGCGCAACGCAGCGAATAGCGGTCTTGCAGACGATGCAGCGGCGCGGTCGGGGCGTCGATTGCCAGATCCTTGCGCAACCACGCGGCCACTTGCATCTGGCCCGGGTGCGGCTTGGTGGCGAACAGGCGCTCGTCGAAGTGCTCCGGGTTACCTTGCAGGGCAACCACGTTCAGCGCAGTGATGCGCGTCGCCAGTTGCAGCAGGTAGTCGGCACGGGCGTAAGCCAGGCAGGCGAGGCCGGTCATTACCGCCGTGCCGTTCATCAGCGCCAGCGCTTCCTTGGGCCGCAGCACCAGCGGCTCCCAGCCGAGTTCGCGATGGACGTCGGCAGCCTGCCGGCGCTCGCCCTTGAACAGCACTTCGCGCTCGCCGGACAAGGTCGCGGCGACGTATGACAGCGGTGTCAAATCGCCGCTGGCACCCACCGAACCCTCTTCCGGGATCAGCGGCAGAATGTCGTGTTCGAGGAAGGCGTGCAGGCG
Proteins encoded in this window:
- a CDS encoding hotdog family protein, encoding MIDWPLAELLPHAGDMILIDHVLSFDEEQIHTRLTVKPGGLFNQPDGSLPAWVGIELMAQSVAAYAGCRARERGNPVELGFLLGTRKFECNVEHFPVGSELTIHALRSLEDDNGMGVFECHLTAPGIHATARLNVFCPPQSAHYLHESHSSTSTTGVQS
- a CDS encoding beta-ketoacyl-[acyl-carrier-protein] synthase family protein, whose protein sequence is MTAYLNALGLICSLGHNKHEVARKLFAGDCSGIRVEAGWVPERSLPVAAVHGELPAIPAALNQHNTRNNQLLLDAALQIREDIEQAIQTYGRGRIGIVLGTSTSGIDEASRGIAQYIRDGQFPPGYDYQQQELGAPANFLADWLQLSGPAYVISTACTSSARALLSAQRLLDLGVCDAVLCGGVDSLCKLTLNGFSALDAVSEQRCNPFSVNRNGINIGEAAVLFLMSKHLGSSQPIALLGSGASSDAHHISAPEPSGRGALQAMNKALRSAGLVPERINYLNLHGTATQHNDAMESLAVNSLFPAGVPCSSTKPMTGHTLGAAGALEAAFCWLSLSRENTRHALPPQIWDGQPDPQLPALSFVTAADRLEQRTARCLMSNSFAFGGNNVSLIIGDAQ
- a CDS encoding DUF3261 domain-containing protein → MIRLLLVCCALLLSACASQPPLPERNPTLALPLQLHVERQRADQRQDWLLVIQREGAGIRWSLMDPLGIPVARQRLIDNQWQADGLLPPNPEARQLFAALLFALTPEAELLNNYPAARRHAALRSLTPHWQVLYRTPSDFVLTLPEQLNYHVTPLTAETAP
- a CDS encoding class I SAM-dependent methyltransferase, encoding MSDTEQHYLSDSYVEETRFGFWFLRSFTWQHHVLRVAINDLRSLFSEALPSHPVLLDAGCGQGKSFQYLYQVFAPQRLIGLDADPHSLMLSGEEAQRQNIDVELIGSDCATLKLPDASVDLLFCHQTFHHLVEQEQALAEFYRVLKPGGYLMFAESTEAYIDTWVIRWLFRHPMHVQKSADGYLQMIRRQGFEFGPQNVSYPYLWWSRAKDFGLLERFGLRRPKPVGQREETLVNVVARKPLEGKH
- a CDS encoding NAD(P)/FAD-dependent oxidoreductase; its protein translation is MPTVDTERRQVIVIGAGPSGAIAAALLKRNGHDVLIIERQHFPRFSIGESLLSHCLDFVEEAGMLEAVQAAGFQLKNGAAFAWGERYSTFDFGDTFSNGKPTTFQVQRADFDKLLADQAALQGVEIRYGETIISANFERAKPQLSARREDGSEYHLEADFVLDASGYGRVLPRLLDLEAPSNFPLRQAVFTHIEDHIDGPHFDREKILITTHPTQRDIWFWTIPFSQGRCSVGVVAAAEHFDGRGDDLDECLRGFIAETPSLAKVLKNAHWDTPTRTIGGYSANVKTLHGPGFALLGNAAEFLDPVFSSGVTIAMRSASMAAGVLHRQLQGETVDWQREFAVPLKRGVDTFRCYVEGWYAGTFQDVIYHPGSAPEIRRMISAILAGYAWDERNPFVSEPKRRLRMLSEICASDAT
- a CDS encoding sodium:proton antiporter, coding for MMTVLFWLLALALFAVATRVGRHFGLIPIVSQLLLATFGLPLLMYFWIEPYWQLSGAELVSPGWLKNLYSLSFALLLGHILSDVIDLKLDRQSLKIALPSFGIPFACGLATAIWLLPDQPWLSSLAVGLLFAITAIPVLYLYLRHINYPPAATRRLVQTAILIDLTCWSLFAFAQGSLDLSSLLLPLAGACLPLLLRVLGLRQPLLHSLGFFALLVVAEHFKLNALIFGIGYLLCMAALKLPLVLPLSAAWMSRLQNSIAIPLILTFGIVQINVHSAMDSLSWMQLGALLVFPIASKLLGNWLGLGWAGTSFVGANRWRESLLLNIRGLSEIVFLNLLLQQQLISPALYFALMLMGLIATLLPALAGVHRIPSPLAAPARSSSANS
- a CDS encoding MMPL family transporter; translation: MTLPSERRLPRLFLTLLLAVLALAGWQWHDGAPLSANLMDLVPGTAPDALELKAEQRMQEPLNREMLVLVGHTNREQAIAMTQKLGEQWLASGLFEKVQWNLQADLPALRAQLLQGRLAMLSAADRQQLIEQPQAFIQQRVQALFDPFTGFSLVPSQDDWLGLTGRIQNSQPQHGSVQLDIGSGTLVADADGKSWVMLRARTSGNAFDMQLPLKVAELLKHSREEAAQADVQLLAASGLLYAANGQQQATREITWVGGGATVGILLLLLLAFRRFRVLLAFIPVLVGMLFGAVACVALFGHMHVMTLVLGSSLIGVAVDYPLHYLSKSWSLKPWHSWPALRLTLPGLTLSLATSCIGYLALAWTPFPALTQIAVFSAAGLLGAYLSAVCLLPALLKGTDLRPAQWPLRVAEFLVNVRAALLKRVRSSVLLVLVLAFCAGGLWHLTTKNDIRQWVSAPPQLMNEAQTIARITGYQPTSQFFLVRAANQQQLLERQKALSDRLDQLVNLDKLKGYLALSQLVSLPSEQQQVREALNKLPAFWQPLLDLGIPATALQTELTQLQALPVEDIDAALVGPLAEPWRPLWLGTSDGGVAAMVSLQGLNDTALLRVQALDLPGVQLVDRLDDLNKVFAATQISAAELKLMSCALIVLLLILPFGFGGALRLVALPLLAALCSLASLGWLGQPLTLFSVFGLLLVTAISVDYAILMREQIGGAAVSLLGTLLAAATTWLSFGLLAISSTPAVSNFGLSVSLGLAFSFILAPWAKPSAHAAPVVEPAA
- a CDS encoding outer membrane lipoprotein carrier protein LolA, with the protein product MVILIALLGFSSLANAFDLQQLSDQLAKPSVIHGSFIQEKHLRALPQPLTSKGSFVLAKDHGLLWLLKTPLQQDYRISTKGIARRDSSGWQMLPGKSAGAEQNRIFLAVLQGDSSGLQRDFELSLSGEAHNWKLTLTPRSMLLKQVFNQINIDGGELVQRIELLETQGDSTVLRMQDTTSATPLSDAEQHDFAE
- a CDS encoding acyl-CoA thioesterase, which encodes MRSKGVLHADTQILVPFFDVDSMNVVWHGHYVKYLEVARCALLDQLGHNYTAMQESGYAWPVIDLQLRYVRGAVFGQMLNVRASLVEWENRLKISYLISDLATGERLTRASSVQVAVHVASREMQLASPKVFTDAVERMLP
- a CDS encoding aromatic amino acid ammonia-lyase, whose translation is MTTHLLEPVTFGELPLRIEDVLALANRQAPVQLQNDSEYRERIAKGARFLDSLLDKEGVIYGVTTGYGDSCVVAVPLHHVEALPRHLYTFHGCGLGKLLDAQATRAVLAARLQSLCHGVSGVRIELLERLHAFLEHDILPLIPEEGSVGASGDLTPLSYVAATLSGEREVLFKGERRQAADVHRELGWEPLVLRPKEALALMNGTAVMTGLACLAYARADYLLQLATRITALNVVALQGNPEHFDERLFATKPHPGQMQVAAWLRKDLAIDAPTAPLHRLQDRYSLRCAPHVLGVLADSLNWLRSFIEIELNSANDNPIIDAEAERVLHGGHFYGGHIAFAMDSLKNLVANVADLLDRQLALLVDERYNHGLPSNLSGASAERAMLNHGFKAVQIGTSAWTAEALKNTMPASVFSRSTECHNQDKVSMGTIAARDAIRVLELTEQVAAATLLAANQGVWLRSQAEDARPLPPALAAMHTELAKDFAPVIEDRALEGELRLCLQRIAEQHWRLHA